The following proteins are encoded in a genomic region of Ictalurus punctatus breed USDA103 chromosome 15, Coco_2.0, whole genome shotgun sequence:
- the LOC108275809 gene encoding uncharacterized protein LOC108275809 isoform X2 — MKTLEFYHMLQKYLAEGEFFPNCSRRVRSDIRRACDKFIIKDGRLYYVGPNKTYMRLVVMTEDEKRFALNECHDNSETGNHHGVRGTRNRVIAGYYWPTLIKDVTEWKPVPVKVLVTHVPVADEVCPSVDLCQVQEEDLHQSSIITTIDGATSSEEIKPYFRVVLGKVRTLLDPPLAQQLLGKNNNEQSTQTSHTPHTHDTTEQEADVNYIYKRYLLQELEVRKADLQYTKLKIRKLELEIKKMEKEEYLYTCSFEEAWGAVGGSVHPTVKFRGVEVRALCGTLEFFYLLSTLTHHVFIEFALCTDTSSCWNRFGPLKFQ; from the exons ATGAAAACGCTGGAGTTTTATCACATGTTGCAGAAATATCTTGCAGAGGGAGAGTTTTTCCCAAACTGCAGCAGAAGAGTGCGAAGTGATATACGCCGTGCATGCGACAAATTTATCATCAAAG ATGGCCGACTGTATTACGTTGGACCTAACAAGACATACATGCGCCTGGTTGTCATGACTGAGGATGAAAAGAGGTTCGCCCTAAACGAGTGTCATGATAACAGTGAGACTGGCAACCATCACGGTGTAAGAGGCACCAGAAACAGGGTTATTGCCGGCTACTACTGGCCAACGCTTATAAAGGATGTAACAGAGTGG AAACCAGTTCCGGTGAAGGTTTTAGTCACCCATGTTCCCGTCGCCGATGAAGTCTGTCCTTCAGTAGATCTATGTCAAGTACAAGAGGAAGACCTACATCAAAGCAGCATAATTACAACGATAGATGGAGCAACATCTTCGGAAGAAATAAAGCCTTATTTCCGAG TGGTGCTGGGAAAGGTCCGGACTCTTCTGGATCCTCCTTTAGCTCAACAGTTGCTGGGTAAAAATAAC AATGAACAAAGCACacaaacctcacacacacctcacactcaCGACACAACAGAACAG GAAGCGGACGTCAATTACATATATAAAAGATATTTGCTCCAAGAACTAGAAGTAAGGAAAGCAGACCTCCAATACACAAAGCTGAAAATCAGAAAACTGGagctggaaataaaaaaaatggagaaagaa gaatacctgtacacaTGCTCAttcgaggaggcctggggtgcagtagGCGgttcagttcatcccacagtGAAGTTccgtggggttgaggtcagggctctgtgcgggacactcgagttcttctaccttctttcAACTTTAACTCACCATGTCTTCATTGAGTTCGCTTTGTGTACAGAcacatcgtcatgctggaacaggtttgggcctctgaagttccagtga
- the abce1 gene encoding ATP-binding cassette sub-family E member 1, with amino-acid sequence MADKNTRIAIVNHDKCKPKKCRQECKKSCPVVRMGKLCIEVTPQCKIVWISESLCIGCGICIKKCPFGALSIVNLPSNLEKETTHRYCANSFKLHRLPIPRPGEVLGLVGTNGIGKSTALKILAGKQKPNLGKYDAPPDWQEILAYFRGSELQNYFTKILEDDLKAIVKPQYVDQIPKTVKGSVGSILSRKDDTKSEELVCEQLDLLHLRDRNVEDLSGGELQRFACAVVCIQRADIFMFDEPSSYLDVKQRLRAAITIRSLISPDRYIIVVEHDLSVLDYLSDFICCLYGVPSAYGVVTMPFSVREGINIFLDGYVPTENLRFRETSLVFKVAETAAEEEVKKMCRYQYPNMCKSMGDFSLTITEGEFTDSEIMVMLGENGTGKTTFIRLLAGSLKPDGGGDVPILNVSYKPQKISPKFKGSVRALLHDKIRDAYTHPQFVTDVMKPMQIESIIDQDVQNLSGGELQRVALALCLGKPADVYLIDEPSAYLDSEQRLMAARVIKRFILHAKKTAFVVEHDFIMATYLADRVIVFDGIPSRNTCANTPQNLLAGMNKFLAQLEITFRRDPNNFRPRINKLNSIKDVEQKKTGNYFFLDD; translated from the exons ATGGCCGACAAGAACACGCGAATTGCTATTGTGAATCACGACAAGTGCAAGCCGAAGAAATGCAGGCAGGAGTGCAAGAAGAGCTGTCCTGTGGTGCGGATGG GTAAGCTGTGTATCGAAGTGACACCTCAGTGTAAGATCGTGTGGATCTCCGAATCACTGTGTATAGGCTGTGGCATCTGCATCaag aaATGTCCGTTTGGTGCTCTGTCTATCGTAAACCTGCCGAGTAACCTAGAGAAGGAGACCACGCACAGATACTGCGCCAACTCCTTCAAACTGCACAG GTTGCCCATTCCACGACCTGGAGAAGTGTTGGGGTTGGTGGGCACTAACGGTATCGGGAAGTCCACTGCTCTCAAAATCCTGGCAGGAAAACAGAAACCCAATCTGGGAAAATATGAT GCTCCCCCGGACTGGCAGGAGATCCTGGCTTATTTCCGAGGCTCCGAGCTGCAGAACTATTTCACCAAGATCCTGGAGGACGACCTCAAGGCCATCGTAAAGCCACAATACGTCGACCAGATCCCCAAAACTGTCAAG GGGTCAGTAGGCTCCATTTTGAGCAGGAAAGATGACACCAAGTCAGAGGAGCTCGTTTGTGAGCAGCTAG atctGCTGCACCTGCGGGATCGCAACGTTGAGGACCTGTCAGGAGGAGAGCTGCAGAGATTCGCTTGCGCTGTCGTCTGCATCCAGAGAGCAGACAT TTTCATGTTTGATGAGCCGTCCAGTTATCTCGACGTGAAGCAGAGGCTGAGAGCTGCCATCACCATCCGATCTCTCATCTCACCCGACAg gtacaTCATTGTAGTGGAGCACGATCTGAGCGTGTTGGATTACTTGTCTGATTTTATCTGTTGTCTGTACGGTGTGCCGAGCGCTTACGGAGTCGTCACCATGCCCTTCAGCGTCCGAGAAG GTATTAATATCTTCCTGGACGGCTATGTGCCGACGGAGAACCTGCGTTTCCGCGAGACTTCGCTGGTGTTCAAAGTGGCCGAGACGGCAGCCGAAGAGGAGGTGAAGAAGATGTGCCGCTACCAGTATCCCAACATGTGCAAGAGCATGGGAGACTTCAGCCTCACCATCACCGAGGGAGAGTTCACCGACTCCGAGATCATGGTCATGCTCGGGGAGAATg GTACTGGGAAAACCACATTCATCAGACTGCTGGCTGGCAGCCTGAAACCTGACGGaggag GTGACGTGCCAATCCTGAACGTGAGCTACAAGCCTCAGAAAATCAGCCCCAAGTTTAAA ggcAGTGTTCGTGCTTTGCTCCACGACAAGATCAGAGATGCGTACACACATCCCCAGTTTGTCACTGACGTCATGAAGCCCATGCAGATCGAGAGCATCATCGACCAGGAC gtCCAAAATCTGTCCGGTGGTGAGTTGCAGCGTGTGGCGCTGGCTCTGTGTTTGGGTAAACCGGCTGATGTTTATCTAATTGACGAACCGTCAGCGTACCTGGACTCAGAGCAGCGTCTCATGGCTGCCCGCGTCATCAAACG GTTCATTCTGCATGCAAAGAAAACTGCTTTCGTTGTGGAGCACGACTTCATCATGGCCACGTATCTGGCGGACCGAGTCATTGTGTTCGACGGCATTCCTTCCAGAAACACCTGCGCTAACAC gccACAGAACCTGCTGGCTGGCATGAATAAATTCCTGGCGCAGCTGGAGATCACATTCAGAAGAGACCCAAACAACTTCAGACCAAGAATCAACAAACTCAACTCAatcaag GACGTGGAACAAAAGAAAACCGGCAATTATTTTTTCCTGGATGACTGA
- the LOC108275809 gene encoding uncharacterized protein LOC108275809 isoform X1, translating into MKTLEFYHMLQKYLAEGEFFPNCSRRVRSDIRRACDKFIIKDGRLYYVGPNKTYMRLVVMTEDEKRFALNECHDNSETGNHHGVRGTRNRVIAGYYWPTLIKDVTEWVKSCERCQSNTSKMGMPAMHAAKKPVPVKVLVTHVPVADEVCPSVDLCQVQEEDLHQSSIITTIDGATSSEEIKPYFRVVLGKVRTLLDPPLAQQLLGKNNNEQSTQTSHTPHTHDTTEQEADVNYIYKRYLLQELEVRKADLQYTKLKIRKLELEIKKMEKEEYLYTCSFEEAWGAVGGSVHPTVKFRGVEVRALCGTLEFFYLLSTLTHHVFIEFALCTDTSSCWNRFGPLKFQ; encoded by the exons ATGAAAACGCTGGAGTTTTATCACATGTTGCAGAAATATCTTGCAGAGGGAGAGTTTTTCCCAAACTGCAGCAGAAGAGTGCGAAGTGATATACGCCGTGCATGCGACAAATTTATCATCAAAG ATGGCCGACTGTATTACGTTGGACCTAACAAGACATACATGCGCCTGGTTGTCATGACTGAGGATGAAAAGAGGTTCGCCCTAAACGAGTGTCATGATAACAGTGAGACTGGCAACCATCACGGTGTAAGAGGCACCAGAAACAGGGTTATTGCCGGCTACTACTGGCCAACGCTTATAAAGGATGTAACAGAGTGG gtgaagtctTGTGAGCGCTGTCAGAGCAACACCAGCAAGATGGGGATGCCGGCCATGCATGCTGCGAAG AAACCAGTTCCGGTGAAGGTTTTAGTCACCCATGTTCCCGTCGCCGATGAAGTCTGTCCTTCAGTAGATCTATGTCAAGTACAAGAGGAAGACCTACATCAAAGCAGCATAATTACAACGATAGATGGAGCAACATCTTCGGAAGAAATAAAGCCTTATTTCCGAG TGGTGCTGGGAAAGGTCCGGACTCTTCTGGATCCTCCTTTAGCTCAACAGTTGCTGGGTAAAAATAAC AATGAACAAAGCACacaaacctcacacacacctcacactcaCGACACAACAGAACAG GAAGCGGACGTCAATTACATATATAAAAGATATTTGCTCCAAGAACTAGAAGTAAGGAAAGCAGACCTCCAATACACAAAGCTGAAAATCAGAAAACTGGagctggaaataaaaaaaatggagaaagaa gaatacctgtacacaTGCTCAttcgaggaggcctggggtgcagtagGCGgttcagttcatcccacagtGAAGTTccgtggggttgaggtcagggctctgtgcgggacactcgagttcttctaccttctttcAACTTTAACTCACCATGTCTTCATTGAGTTCGCTTTGTGTACAGAcacatcgtcatgctggaacaggtttgggcctctgaagttccagtga
- the LOC108275809 gene encoding uncharacterized protein LOC108275809 isoform X3, with protein MKTLEFYHMLQKYLAEGEFFPNCSRRVRSDIRRACDKFIIKDGRLYYVGPNKTYMRLVVMTEDEKRFALNECHDNSETGNHHGVRGTRNRVIAGYYWPTLIKDVTEWVKSCERCQSNTSKMGMPAMHAAKKPVPVKVLVTHVPVADEVCPSVDLCQVQEEDLHQSSIITTIDGATSSEEIKPYFRVVLGKVRTLLDPPLAQQLLGKNNNEQSTQTSHTPHTHDTTEQEADVNYIYKRYLLQELEVRKADLQYTKLKIRKLELEIKKMEKEAEQDH; from the exons ATGAAAACGCTGGAGTTTTATCACATGTTGCAGAAATATCTTGCAGAGGGAGAGTTTTTCCCAAACTGCAGCAGAAGAGTGCGAAGTGATATACGCCGTGCATGCGACAAATTTATCATCAAAG ATGGCCGACTGTATTACGTTGGACCTAACAAGACATACATGCGCCTGGTTGTCATGACTGAGGATGAAAAGAGGTTCGCCCTAAACGAGTGTCATGATAACAGTGAGACTGGCAACCATCACGGTGTAAGAGGCACCAGAAACAGGGTTATTGCCGGCTACTACTGGCCAACGCTTATAAAGGATGTAACAGAGTGG gtgaagtctTGTGAGCGCTGTCAGAGCAACACCAGCAAGATGGGGATGCCGGCCATGCATGCTGCGAAG AAACCAGTTCCGGTGAAGGTTTTAGTCACCCATGTTCCCGTCGCCGATGAAGTCTGTCCTTCAGTAGATCTATGTCAAGTACAAGAGGAAGACCTACATCAAAGCAGCATAATTACAACGATAGATGGAGCAACATCTTCGGAAGAAATAAAGCCTTATTTCCGAG TGGTGCTGGGAAAGGTCCGGACTCTTCTGGATCCTCCTTTAGCTCAACAGTTGCTGGGTAAAAATAAC AATGAACAAAGCACacaaacctcacacacacctcacactcaCGACACAACAGAACAG GAAGCGGACGTCAATTACATATATAAAAGATATTTGCTCCAAGAACTAGAAGTAAGGAAAGCAGACCTCCAATACACAAAGCTGAAAATCAGAAAACTGGagctggaaataaaaaaaatggagaaagaa GCTGAACAAGATCActaa
- the anapc10 gene encoding anaphase-promoting complex subunit 10, translated as MAAATKTPPGADPKQLERTGTVREIGSQAVWSLSSCKPGFGVDQLRDDNLETYWQSDGSQPHLVNIQFRRKTTVKMLCIYADYKSDESYTPSKISVRVGNNFHNLLEIRQLEMVEPSGWIHIPLLDLVNNPIRTFMIQIAVLANHQNGRDTHMRQIKVYTPVEESSIGKFPRCTTVDFMMYRTIR; from the exons ATGGCAGCTGCTACTAAAACCCCTCCCGGCGCTGACCCCAAGCAGCTGGAGCGCACCGGGACAGTCCGTGAGATCGGCTCTCAGGCCGTGTGGTCTCTGTCTTCCTGCAAACCTG GGTTTGGAGTGGACCAGCTGAGGGACGATAATCTGGAGACGTACTGGCAGTCAGACGGCTCTCAGCCTCACCTCGTCAACATCCAGTTCAG GAGGAAGACTACAGTGAAGATGCTCTGCATTTACGCCGATTATAAATCGGACGAGAGCTACACTCCCAGCAAGATCTCAGTTCGAGTCGGGAACAACTTCCACAACTTGCTGGAGATCCGG CAGTTGGAGATGGTGGAGCCGAGCGGTTGGATCCACATTCCCCTCCTGGACCTGGTAAACAACCCCATCAGGACGTTCATGATCCAGATCGCGGTTCTGGCCAACCACCAGAACGGCCGTGACACGCACATGCGCCAGATTAAAGTGTACACACCCGTGGAGGAGAGCTCCATCGGTAAATTCCCACGATGCACCACTGTCGACTTCATGATGTACCGCACCATCAGGTGA